The Salarias fasciatus chromosome 16, fSalaFa1.1, whole genome shotgun sequence sequence ACATGACGCGCGCCAGGCGCGCGCAGAGTTCACAAACCCGTCCGGCAAAGCGCACCAgacctctctctccccctctctctccaacATGTCTCTGGAGGACCCGTTCATTCCGTCCccggaggacagcagggggctTCCCCGGAAtgtctccagactgctcaggaATGCAACAGGAGGGCAGCAGCCGTACGGCGTCTGGACCCCCGGGATCGGGATCGCCGCGGTGTACGGGCTCCTCATCGCGGTGGGACTGGTGGGAAACGTGACCCTGATGAGGACGTGCCTGCTGGTCAAGTCCATGCGCACCGTGCCCAACCTGTTCCTGTCCAGCCTGGCCCTGGGcgacgtgctgctgctgctcacctgcGCCCCGGTGGACGCCAGCCGCTACCTGGTGGACCGGTGGCTGTTCGGGCGCGTGGGGTGCAAACTGATCCCGTTCGTGCAGCTGACCTCGGTGGGAGTCTCCGTGTTCACCCTGACCGCGCTCTCCGCAGACCGGTACCGGACTCACGCTCTCAGCACCATGACGGTTTTAATGCgtaaagatattttattttaaatgtttggctgcagcagcactttCAATTATTTTGATTCCCTGTTTTCTTAAAAAGGGTTTTAGTGCAATAATGGTTTCGTTTTTCATTAGGAAACCACAGACCACCAAATTAAACTGTATTTTGAAGCAGATTTCCTGTATAAAGTTCATCCTcattggtgcagtggtttgcactaaCAGTGAGACTCCAGCAGATTTGATCcctttttattttccctgtATAGATGTGAGGTTTTTGATGCTATAAAACTGAACCATAGCTGCACTGGCTCAATCTAAATgcacacttttattttatttttttctatgtaCTTGTCTCTAATTGAATGATGTGAAGATTATATGTAatattgaaaacactgctgataATGGAGCTTCCCTGCTGTGGGATTAATTAGGTTTCATcctatcttcatttttttcttccttttcatgcCTGATAAGACAAATCCgttgtggcaaaaaaaaaaaaaaatctctacttACAGGAGTGTGAAGAAAGGCTGTGTGTGTAACTTTGCCACAGTTCTGTTTGAGTTTTGTTTATATTGTTAGATAAAACATGGTATTTTACAGATTCCTCACCAGAAAGCCTggcgcgtatgtgtgtgtgtgtgtgtgtgtgtgtgtgtgtgtgtgcgttcttgtatttctatccttgttggggccaaatgtccccacaaggatagcaaaacgtggaacgacgtgccttgtgggacctttttccggtcctaagtaggagaaacagtgttttcttgaccatgttgttgttactgaaaaaagtaaaagtgcaaaaacatttctttagggttaggctttgttgtggtgtgggttagggttagggtaagggtcagggttaggggctagacatgaatggcagtcaatggacggtccccacaaggatagaaatacaagactgtgtgtgtgtgtgtgtgtgtgtgtgtgtgtgtgtgtgtgtgtgtggatagatagatagatagataggtctTTAGTATCCCGTGAAGGGAAATTTGTTTCCACAGCCTTCATGTCAGTTCCAGATGTTATGgactccatcacacacaccacaagtaAGACAGTAAGACAATTACAGAAACAGAGAAtacacaacaaagaacaacaaacagcagttaACACAGATTGGCAGTAAGTCAGCGAGGCACCCTGCTCAGTACAGCAATAGCAGATGGAACAAAGCTCTTGTTAAAACGGCCCGTCTACATTTAAGAGTCCGATATCTGCACCCCgagggaggagctggaagaagttaTGAAGAGGGTGATCTGTGTCTGAAACTACTGATTTAAGCCGGGTCATTGCTCTGTCATTCAGCTCTGAAATGTTTGGTGTGGGCGAGCAGAGTATTTTAGATGCTGTGAGTTTGTTTCTATTGGAGACTATTGGTGTAAAACCAGGAAGAACAATACAGCAGAATGGACTGAATGATGCTCtgatacagcagcagcagacgatgAGGAGCAGCATGCAGAGCACTGAGTGTACGGAGAACAGGAAGTCTTTGTTGTGAGCGTTTATGAACGTCCATGATGTGGTGCTCGAAGGTGACGTTACTGTCCAGGGCGATTCCaagatatttaaatgtgttcaccTGTTCTGTAGCGCTGCTGTTGATGGAGATGGTTCAGGCTGGGAGGGGGGGAGTAAAGACCACTTCCTTTGTTTTATCAGGGTTAATGTGAAGATGATTGTGCATGCACCATTGTGTGAAGTGGGTGACTGAGCTGTGGTAGGCAGTGATGCAGTGCTGATTATTGAGGAGAGCCAAGATTACAGTGTCATCAGAGTGTGTGTAGCATGCAGTGATAGGTGTGGGGCTTGTACAGTCATTAGCGTGTAGAGAGAGGGGCTGAGGACACAGCCCTGTGGGGCTCCAGTGTTGCTAATGGTGGTGTCAGATATGGCAGTTCctatcctgtgtgtgtgtgtgtgtgtgtgtgtgtgtgtgccttcatTCCTCTTACTGCATACAGTGATGACAGAGTCTAAATATCACTTTCATCATCTCAGGTACAAAGCCATCGTCAAACCACTGGACCGGTCCGGTGCGCCCCTCAGCGTCGGCCTGAGAGCCGGAGCCATCTGGTTGCTCTCCGGCACGCTGGCGGTCCCCGAGGCGGTCTTCTCCGACCTGGACACCTTCACCACCCGCCACACCAACGAGACATTTGTCACCTGTGCGCCGTACCCCCACACCGGGGACCTGCACCCCAAGATCCACTCCACCGCCTCCTTCCTCATCTTCTACGTCGTCCCGCTGCTCATCATCTCGGTCTACTACTGCTTCATCGCCCACAGCCTggtgaggagctctgaggactTTGCAGCTGAGGGCCGGCTGCATCTCCACAGACAGGTCTGACTCCTCCGTTTCTGTGCATCGCTCTGCTTTATTAGATAGATTCAGTGTTCCAGGTGAGACTAAACTGTCTACTGTCTGCTGTTCTCAGCATCACACAGGTTTATCCAGcaattatttactttttaaatgtgctttttgacATGAAGATGAATTTATTACCTAAACAACTcatcacataaaacacaaatttaAAATTGTAtcccaaaaaaaacacagacgcAGAGGTTTTTGCTCAAGGGAACAGatgcaaatgcacacacacacacacacacacacacacacacacacacacacacacacacacacacacacacacacacacacacacacacacacacacacacacgtttgccTTTTTGTTCTCCTGACAAGAACAAGAATACaaggaaacatgaagaaaaagatCTGCCCTGCAAATACAGCCATGTGATTTAACATGCATGTGTCGGTGCTCAGAGTGGGAGTCGCGACACAAGCAGAAGCACAGACGTGTAAAAATCAAAGGGaatcatggaaacaaacagctAATAGTGTGAATAGAATAAAACACAACGcttcagaatgtgtgtgttggtaaAGGTGAGTGTAATGAAAGTAAACATGTGGTGAATGCAGGACCATAATGAGCATTAGAGGACTGTCAGTTTCACAGACTTAAGCCAAGACAACACCTCCAAAACTCCTCTGCAGCCTGGATGTGCactctgttctgtttctgtttctgtttctgtttttcatctgtGGAGCTACAGTTGGTATCCTGTAATGAGGATTTCTGACAACAatatgataaaaaaagaaacaatagaaGAAGCAACTCTTCCATGTTATAATGAATGTGGACCCGGatcgggaccaggaccaggagaatctggactggcaGTCATGACACCCTGGAGGGAAACGTTCTTCTGCATTTGCAGGAGAACAGCGGCCGTGGAGCGCAGTACCAGCGAAGCCGTCAGGACGAAGGCGATCGTTTCCAGAAAGAGCTGTTTTCGCCCGTTTACACAGTGAAGGAGCCCAGTCATTTTGGAGAAGCTCCACCTTGGGTGCGATTTTCAAAACGTGTTTGCAGTGACTGTgaccattttcttttttttgtgtgtaaacaaACCTGGAAATATAAGCAAAGTTGATCTTTTTCCCTGGGGCCCAGTGTCTGAGCCAGGCTCTGCTTCAACGTTTCAGGAGCTGGAGAAACCACGTCGACCCGCCTCAGCTCCAGTACTCTGCCAGAAAggagccagagagcagagctggatgTGAGCGTGGCTGACGCTGTCAGCTGTGGGTGCAGAGGCTTCAGAGCAGTTCAGGTGAAGCTGGAGGACATAATGAGCCTCTAAGGTGGACAGGATTAGGTCCAT is a genomic window containing:
- the LOC115403182 gene encoding gastrin-releasing peptide receptor-like codes for the protein MSLEDPFIPSPEDSRGLPRNVSRLLRNATGGQQPYGVWTPGIGIAAVYGLLIAVGLVGNVTLMRTCLLVKSMRTVPNLFLSSLALGDVLLLLTCAPVDASRYLVDRWLFGRVGCKLIPFVQLTSVGVSVFTLTALSADRYKAIVKPLDRSGAPLSVGLRAGAIWLLSGTLAVPEAVFSDLDTFTTRHTNETFVTCAPYPHTGDLHPKIHSTASFLIFYVVPLLIISVYYCFIAHSLVRSSEDFAAEGRLHLHRQMESRKRLARTVLVFVGLFAVCWLPSHIIYLYRSYHYGQADTSLGHFIASVCARILAFTNSCVNPFALYLMSKSFSKHFSRQLLFCFSSTSLHSQNSGRTHVTSV